A genomic segment from Roseibium algicola encodes:
- a CDS encoding GIY-YIG nuclease family protein → MSLILERLGDARNSRTMPAAVYILASNRNGTLYIGVTSNLSRRLYEHQNGLIDGFSKTYGVTRLVHAERFERMDEAILREKQLKKWRRSWKIDLIERSNPEWLDLSSSALL, encoded by the coding sequence ATGTCCTTAATTCTTGAAAGGCTTGGCGATGCACGGAATAGTCGCACCATGCCCGCTGCCGTCTACATTCTCGCCTCGAACCGCAACGGCACGCTCTATATCGGTGTGACTTCCAACCTTTCGCGCCGCCTCTACGAGCACCAGAACGGCCTGATCGACGGCTTCTCCAAGACCTACGGGGTTACCAGGCTCGTTCATGCAGAACGGTTTGAACGGATGGATGAGGCAATCCTTCGGGAAAAACAGCTGAAGAAATGGCGGCGCAGCTGGAAGATTGACCTCATCGAACGCAGCAATCCGGAATGGCTGGACCTATCGTCGTCGGCGCTCTTGTAA